A part of Anabas testudineus chromosome 7, fAnaTes1.2, whole genome shotgun sequence genomic DNA contains:
- the lamb2 gene encoding laminin subunit beta-2, with protein MQASLVMLVCVLAAAVGQEPDHSYGCAHGSCYPATGDLLVGREKNLKASSTCGMRRKEPYCIVSHLQDEKKCFECDSRRPYDPVYNTINHRIENVITTFKPHRKKSWWQSENGKSEVFIQLDLEAEFHFTHLIMTFKTFRPAAMLIERSADFGRTWQIYRYFSHDCAATFPGVSQGPLRNINDVICESRYSDIEPSTEGEVIYRVLDPAIRIEDPYSPNIQNQLKITNLRVNFTKLHTLGDNLLDPRAEIKEKYYYAIYELVVRGNCFCYGHASECAPIDGIRDDIEGMVHGRCVCNHNTKGLNCEQCDDFYNDLPWRPAEGRNTHACKKCNCNDHSTRCHFDMAVYLAMGNLSGGVCDECQHNTMGRNCEMCKPFYYKNPIKDIRDPNVCIACDCDPDGSQNGGMCDSHTDPSLGMVGGQCRCKANVEGPRCDKCKAGFFGLSADNPQGCQPCRCDHRGTVSSGSQCDPVSGDCYCKRLVTGRSCDQCLTEHWALSHDVNGCRGCECDIGGALDNHCSMESGQCRCRNHMTGRQCTQVESGYFFMALDHYLYEAEWAKMGQGCRLETREHQPGRPATWTGTGFAWVPEGGTLEFLISNIPYSVEYDLLIRYESQMSRDWEEVRITVIRPGPIPTSSPCGNTIPDDDRLIISLPAGARFVVPPQPVCLERGVTYTLRFEFRRYQDANSILNGAANAVLLVDSIALMPRHSSMEMFNAGDPASNNRKQTYERYRCHEGAKSVTRPLMTDTCAKLITSMSAIINDGALPCNCDPQGSISSVCEVRGGQCHCRPNVIGRRCDQCAPGTYGFGPSGCIACGCSLEGSVTRLCDKFTGQCQCRPGAFGQRCDGCQAGHWGFPSCRPCQCNGHADQCDQRTGLCINCRDNTGGEKCERCANGYYGNPVLGKASSGQCRPCPCPDGPNSGRHFAASCYQDNRNKQIICNCKQGYTGARCEECAPGYYGNPSQPGGHCQPCQCNNNIDMSDVDSCDRQTGECKKCLYNTEGPNCGICKSGYFGDASRRNCRKCTCNFLGTERSQCMEREDCVCQRVTGQCQCLPNVIGLTCDHCAPNHWNLASGRGCETCGCDPNNSVTSSCNEFTGQCQCRDGFGGKTCTDCQENYWGDPRTQCRACDCDWRGIETSQCNRVTGHCVCQQGVSGVRCDQCARGFSGQFPHCQPCHQCFGDWDRIVQDLAVRTKALAARAHEIQTTGLTGAYEKIFKDLEEKLAQVQGIVNARNATAAAVATLMELTEDLRAQIGETTDNLNRLEGDLTIVQDSNSEASKDLSDLEREAREIKLTSEELHHQLDVLKNSNFLGAYDSIRSSYNKSRDAERRANESTTTKPSTVSQSADTRRRTERLIAAKKDDFNRKNAANKRALGDLNTKAQGLDMKKINEKVCGSPGDAPCGESPCGGAGCRDDEGNRHCGGLNCNGAVAAADNALERAKHAEKELNKAMGEVAGLFTKVAEARTKAQEAKGKAQAALDKATVTKNKVERSNNDLRDLIKQIREFLTQEGADPDSIEAVANRVLELSIPASPLQIRQLADEIKERVRSLSNVDAILKRTQDDVRMAEQLLLDAKRARHHAEGVKSTSETVKQALVDAKTAQTSAEKAIARAKADIVETETQLEQIETEMSSSEANLKDAMDRLGTLGREINALKTKRANNSMAAARAEETATMARDKANEAKQILDGQLTDKYNEVQQRVDTKAKAVQDAKKKAERLRDEAKELLRDAHDKLRRLAELEKNYEENQRRLEGKARQLDGLEDKMKAILNDINKQIQIYNTCQ; from the exons TCCTGGCTGCTGCCGTTGGTCAGGAACCTGACCACAGCTACGGCTGTGCACATGGTAGCTGTTACCCAGCAACGGGAGACCTGCTGGTTGGACGAGAGAAGAACCTGAAGGCTTCGTCCACATGTGGCATGAGGAGAAAAGAGCCTTACTGCATTGTTAGTCATCTTCAG gatgagAAGAAGTGTTTCGAATGTGACTCCAGGCGACCTTATGACCCAGTCTACAACACCATTAATCACCGAATAGAAAATGTTATCACCACCTTCAAACCTCACCGTAAGAAGTCCTGGTGGCAGTCTGAGAATG GAAAGTCGGAAGTCTTTATTCAGCTGGATCTGGAAGCAGAGTTTCATTTCACTCATCTCATCATGACCTTCAAG ACTTTTCGTCCGGCGGCCATGTTGATTGAGCGGTCAGCAGATTTTGGTCGTACCTGGCAGATTTACCGCTACTTTTCCCACGACTGTGCTGCTACCTTTCCTGGAGTCTCCCAGGGTCCTTTGCGTAACATTAATGACGTCATCTGTGAGTCACGCTATTCTGACATTGAACCATCAACAGAGGGAGAG GTCATCTACAGAGTGTTGGATCCAGCCATCAGGATTGAGGATCCATACAGCCCAAACATCCAGA ACCAGCTAAAGATCACCAACTTGAGAGTGAACTTCACCAAACTCCACACACTGGGAGACAATCTGCTGGACCCCAGAGctgaaatcaaagaaaaataCTACTACGCCATATATGAGCTTGTCGTACGTGGAAACTGCTTTTGCTATGGCCACGCCTCGGAGTGTGCCCCCATCGATGGCATCAGGGATGATATAGAAGGCATG GTTCAcggcaggtgtgtgtgtaatcataACACTAAGGGGTTGAACTGCGAGCAGTGCGATGATTTCTACAATGACCTTCCCTGGAGACCAGCTGAGGGACGTAACACCCACGCCTGCAAGA AGTGCAACTGCAATGACCACTCCACCCGTTGCCACTTTGACATGGCGGTGTATTTGGCTATGGGCAACCTCAGTGGAGGAGTGTGTGATGAGTGTCAGCACAACACCATGGGACGCAACTGTGAGATGTGCAAACCTTTCTACTACAAAAACCCCATTAAGGATATCAGGGACCCAAACGTCTGCATAG CTTGTGACTGCGACCCAGATGGCTCTCAGAATGGAGGGATGTGCGACAGCCACACCGACCCTTCCCTCGGCATGGTGGGAGGTCAGTGTCGCTGCAAGGCCAACGTTGAGGGGCCGCGCTGCGACAAATGTAAGGCTGGCTTCTTTGGCCTGAGCGCTGACAATCCTCAGGGCTGCCAAC CTTGCCGGTGTGACCATAGAGGGACAGTATCCAGCGGTTCCCAGTGTGACCCAGTCAGTGGAGACTGCTACTGCAAGCGTCTTGTCACTGGACGCAGTTGTGACCAATGTTTG ACAGAGCACTGGGCGCTGAGCCATGACGTGAACGGCTGCAGAGGCTGCGAGTGTGATATTGGAGGAGCCCTGGACAACCA CTGCTCCATGGAGAGTGGTCAGTGTCGCTGCCGCAACCACATGACAGGACGTCAGTGCACACAGGTGGAGTCGGGATATTTCTTTATGGCTCTGGATCACTACCTTTATGAGGCGGAGTGGGCCAAAATGGGGCAG GGCTGTAGGCTGGAGACCAGGGAGCACCAGCCCGGACGCCCCGCCACCTGGACGGGCACTGGGTTTGCCTGGGTTCCTGAGGGTGGCACCCTGGAGTTCCTCATCAGTAACATTCCTTACTCCGTGGAATATGACCTGCTTATCCGCTACGAGTCACAG ATGTCCCGGGACTGGGAGGAAGTACGAATAACAGTGATCCGTCCAGGACCGATTCCTACCAGCAGCCCCTGTGGAAACACCATTCCAGATGATGACAGACTCATTATTTCCCTGCCGGCTGGAGCCAG GTTTGTGGTCCCGCCTCAGCCTGTGTGTCTGGAGAGAGGTGTGACTTACACCCTTCGCTTTGAGTTCAGACGCTATCAGGATGCCAACAGTATCCTCAACGGAGCGGCCAACGCTGTTCTGCTTGTGGACTCA ATCGCCCTGATGCCACGTCACTCTTCCATGGAGATGTTCAACGCCGGGGATCCAGCCTCaaataacaggaaacaaacCTATGAGCGGTACCGCTGCCATGAAGGAGCAAAGAGTGTGACCCGCCCACTGATGACCGACACCTGTGCCAAGCTAATCACCAGCATGTCAGCCATCATAAACGATGGGGCTCTGC CTTGTAACTGCGATCCTCAGGGGTCCATCAGCTCAGTGTGTGAGGTCCGTGGGGGCCAGTGTCACTGCAGACCCAACGTGATCGGTCGGCGCTGTGATCAGTGTGCTCCGGGAACTTATGGCTTTGGGCCCTCAGGCTGCATAG CCTGTGGTTGCAGCCTGGAAGGCTCTGTGACTCGACTTTGTGACAAGTTCACTGGGCAGTGCCAGTGCCGTCCAGGAGCATTTGGTCAGCGCTGCGATGGATGTCAGGCAGGTCACTGGGGCTTCCCCAGCTGCCGACCCTGCCAGTGTAATGGACATGCAGACCAGTGCGACCAGAGAACCGGACTCTGCATCAACTGCAGGGACAATACGGGAGGAGAAAAATGTGAAAG GTGTGCCAATGGTTACTATGGTAACCCCGTTCTAGGCAAAGCCTCCAGTGGTCAGTGTCGTCCGTGCCCCTGTCCAGATGGGCCCAACAGTGGTCGCCACTTTGCTGCTTCGTGTTATCAGGACAACCGTAACAAACAAATTATTTGCAACTGCAAACAGGGCTACACAG GTGCTCGATGTGAGGAATGTGCCCCGGGTTATTACGGCAACCCCTCTCAGCCTGGTGGGCACTGCCAGCCGTGCCAgtgcaacaacaacatagaCATGTCAGACGTGGATTCATGTGACAGGCAGACTGGAGAGTGCAAGAAATGCCTGTACAACACTGAAGGACCAAACTGTGGCATCTGCAAGAGTGGCTATTTCGGAGACGCTTCCCGACGCAACTGCAGGA AGTGCACATGTAACTTCCTGGGTACTGAACGCAGCCAGTGTATGGAGCGTGAGGACTGTGTGTGCCAGCGTGTCACAGGCCAGTGCCAGTGTCTACCAAACGTCATAGGTCTAACATGTGACCACTGTGCCCCCAACCACTGGAACCTGGCCAGCGGGAGAGGCTGTGAAACCTGCGGCTGTGATCCCAACAACTCTGTCACCTCCTCATGTAATGAg TTTACCGGTCAGTGTCAATGTCGTGATGGTTTTGGAGGCAAGACTTGCACTGACTGTCAGGAGAACTACTGGGGAGACCCCAGAACACAGTGCAGAG CGTGTGACTGTGACTGGAGAGGCATTGAAACCTCTCAGTGCAACCGCGTGACCGGCCACTGTGTTTGCCAGCAGGGCGTGTCAGGTGTCCGCTGTGATCAATGTGCCAGAGGCTTCTCTGGCCAGTTCCCCCACTGTCAGCCCTGTCATCAGTGCTTTGGGGACTGGGACCGCATTGTGCAG GACTTGGCAGTGCGTACCAAGGCTCTGGCAGCGCGTGCTCATGAGATTCAGACCACTGGACTCACTGGGGCCTATGAGAAGATCTTTAAAGACCTAGAAGAGAAATTGGCACAAGTTCAGGGAATTGTTAATGCACGCAACgccactgctgcagctgtggcaACGCTAATGGAGCTTACTGAGGATCTTAG AGCACAGATTGGTGAGACCACTGACAACCTGAACCGTCTGGAAGGAGACCTAACCATCGTTCAGGACAGCAACTCTGAGGCAAGCAAGGACTTGAGTGATTTAGAGAGAGAGGCGAGAGAAATAAAACTCACTTCAGAGGAGCTTCACCACCAACTGGATGTTCTCAAAAACTCCAACTTCCTTG GTGCATACGACAGCATTCGTAGCTCCTATAACAAGTCTCGTGACGCGGAGCGGCGTGCTAATGAATCAACAACAACCAAGCCCAGCACAGTTAGCCAATCTGCAGACACCCGCCGCCGTACAGAGCGCCTAATTGCTGCCAAGAAGGACGACTTCAACCGTAAAAATGCTGCAAACAAGCGTGCCCTCGGAGATCTCAACACCAAAGCACAGGGTCTGGACATGAAGAAGATCAATGAGAAG GTCTGTGGTAGCCCTGGAGATGCTCCCTGTGGGGAAAGCCCTTGTGGAGGTGCGGGTTGCCGTGATGATGAGGGGAACCGCCACTGCGGAGGCCTGAACTGTAATGGTGCTGTAGCAGCAGCTGACAATGCACTGGAGAGAGCTAAACACGCAGAGAAGGAGCTAAACAAAGCTATGGGAGAGGTGGCAGGACTCTTCACAAAG GTGGCAGAAGCCAGGACTAAGGCACAGGAGGCCAAGGGCAAAGCTCAAGCTGCTCTGGACAAAGCCACAGTCACCAAGAATAAAGTGGAGCGCTCCAACAATGACCTAAGAGACCTCATCAAACAGATCAGAGAATTCCTCACGC AGGAGGGAGCAGATCCAGACAGTATTGAGGCAGTGGCAAACCGTGTGTTGGAGCTCTCCATCCCTGCTTCGCCCCTTCAGATCAGACAACTTGCTGATGAAATCAAGGAACGGGTTCGCAGCCTTTCCAACGTCGATGCAATCCTGAAGCGGACGCAGGATGATGTCCGAATGGCAGAGCAACTGCTGCTGGATGCCAAGAGGGCAAG GCATCATGCTGAGGGGGTTAAGAGTACCTCAGAGACAGTAAAACAGGCCTTGGTGGATGCTAAGACTGCCCAGACATCGGCAGAGAAGGCCATAGCAAGAGCTAAAGCTGATATTGTGGAGACTGAGACTCAACTAGAACAG ATTGAGACAGAAATGTCCAGTAGTGAGGCCAATCTGAAAGACGCCATGGACCGCCTGGGCACACTGGGACGGGAAATCAATGCCCTGAAGACCAAACGTGCCAACAACAGCATGGCAGCGGCTCGAGCTGAAGAGACAGCCACCATGGCACGAGACAAGGCAAACGAAGCCAAGCAG ATTTTAGATGGCCAGCTGACTGATAAATACAATGAGGTGCAGCAACGGGTTGACACCAAGGCCAAGGCTGTGCAAGATGCCAAGAAAAAGGCTGAGAGACTCAGGGATGAAGCAAAGGAACTACTGAGAGATGCCCACGACAAGCTGAGGAGACTAGCAG agctggagaagaacTATGAAGAGAACCAGAGGAGATTGGAGGGAAAAGCTCGTCAACTTGACGGCTTGGAGGACAAGATGAAAGCCATCCTCAATGACATTAACAAGCAGATCCAGATCTACAACACATGCCAGTAA